The region CAGGATTAGGAATGAGTGGGTAGCATGTATAGAAACTTCAAgttaatttccattaaaaaaaaaaaaagtgctccaGCTTAGAATGCAGTCCTGTAAGCTTAGATTTATAGGCAGAATGTTAAGcttcacagcaggaaaaaagatctCACTTTCAAAACATCTACGATACACTACAGAGCCCTTAAcgaaggaaaaaatactttctttgaaTGGGTAACATACAACATGAATCACATTATTTTACATATCAAGCTGATTTGCATTACTAGAGAAGTCCCTACACAAGACTTATCAGCATTTCTATTGATGCACAAGAGCCAGCCAGATAAATCTTACCCCATCAGGTGTTACGTTGTTCTTTATGTACTGGGAGAACTGTTTTTTGTAAGcatcttcatcttcctccaTCAGGTAACGCATATAATCTGCAACATTTTGGCCCATGATATGCTTGCGGTGAACTCTGCATTGAATTCTTTGCTTTCCGAGTCATAACCAGGGAAACGTTTGGTACTGTGAAACAGCAGTTACAGTCAGATTAAGACATATTGGCAAATGCTCTAATTCAGAGGCTAGGTTCCACACAGAAATGACTGATACATCAGATTCTCCTGCAGATAACTGAGGGATAGGACCctctaattaaaaatgaagagataaagaaaattaagaaatagaaGTTTTAAGTTCATCTTAGCTGCCATCAGTCCCGTCTTGAAACAGTGCAGTACATCATATACACACCATGGACCAACTACAGTGTTCAGTCTTTGGGAGTATCATCATGTAGCAGCCAAGTCAAAAAAACTGGACAATTAGTCAAAAATGAATAGGACAGCATAGGAGAGGGTAGGAAAATACACAACAgatctcagatttttttccccactgctgcTAGCGGAAAGCAGCAGTCAACTGTAATATCAGTGTTAGATAACACTGCCAAAAATCTTGATTCATTCATCCATAGCCTATGACAGGAATTGTCAAAACTTCCACGTGGAAATTTTAAGTGCAGGTGGACTGCTCAGACCTATTGTACGGACAATTGTAGCAAATGTCAATGGTTTTGTACCTGGTATGTACAGTTTTTCACAGTGAAATTAATACATACGCACAATTTGCTAAAGACTTAAAACAACAGAATACTAAAGGATATTTACTTAAGTGCATTCAGTCACTTGATGATTTTAAGTAAAAGCAACAAGATGGCTCTTCAGTTTCTAAGTTTAATAGCATCTCTTGATAGCTGCAAGATTCCCAGCAGCACTATCAGAATTGCACTTGTggattaaaaaacaagcaacGAAATCAACCAAAAAAACTCCCACCCCAGAACTTAGGCTACATAATCATTACCAGGTcataacaaaattatttcaacatcAAGTGACAGTGTAAGTAGACTGTCGGATACAGAAGCATCTCAGGTTAATTCTAAAGGAATTCTTCCAAACAGACTAGATTACCTATGAGGGATGGACAGACCACCATCCACTGCACCCTTCAGAGCACCAAAGACTTTGTTTCCAGTGGTAGTTCTGGCAAGACCTGCATCCAGGTAGCATGTGAAAGCACCAGGCTTTCCATCCACGCTTTCCACATTGTATTCATCACCAGTCACTTCAACTTGGCCTTCATAGATCTTATCAAGGCCAAATTTATTCAGAagctgtggggaagggggaaaaaaaaaaaaaaagcacttctgaaattctttccatttattGACAAAATGAAGAATCACCACCACCTTAAAACACAAATTTGCAGTAGCATCTTCATGTTTTTAAcaaatttctttacaaaaattatGCACCCCATACTAATAACAAAGCTTTTAACAACCACCACTGTAAGCACGTCCGTTAAGGTTCAACCTTTTGTTCCAACAGGTACACCAGTGAACTTCAGACTTATTCATGAGCTCGTACGGAAAATGGATGGATGCTGTTTACATGTTTTCAAACTCTTAAAGGTACATTTCTTACACTTTTATCCTGACTCCCTCCCTCCACCAAACTTAAGTGCTGAGACTTAAAAGTGGGCTGCTGGAGTTGAAACTGTGTGCTGTCATACTTCTCACTGTGATTTGACAGTCACAAGAGGCCATCAAATCTATATAGTAAAGAGCAAAAGTTATTATTTACAGAAGCCCACACAGTCAGGTATCTATACTAACAGGCCACCTAAGAAAGTGGGCTTTCCCTTTTgtaggaaaaccagaaaaacagagcagcagcttccagACAATCTGACAGATACCTACCCTGCGTGCCAACAGCAGACCTGTACAGTACGCTGCTGCGTAATTGGTCAGGCCAACCTTCACGCCATATTTTGGCAGCTCGTGGGCATAAGCAGCACAGACAATCATGTCGCCTTCGATTCTGGCATAGGCAATCtgacaacaaaacaaatgttaGTGTTCTCACAATAATTCTGGGCTCGACTTATTGTTTCTTTGACATCTACTTAAGCCGACAGGAATGCTGTATAGAAATGTCCAGCAAACTGCCAACCTTTGCCTGCAAGCTCaaggggttttttctttttttcccttttttttttaaaggcataatTAACTCCTCCAGTAGAGATGCAAAGAATTCAAATCTGTATTAGGCCAGAGAAAGCGTATGTCAGCAACAACTTTTATTTACCTTTCCACATACATCAAGAGGCCAGGAAACTGCCTACAAAAGCAACCTTTCAAAGAATCGTTATGGATGTGGACAGATTCTGTCCCACTTTCTGCACGTGGTTCTCATACAACACAGTAGTAACACACCTCAGACAAATGCAAAAAGCATCTGATACCGAGTTTGTGATAACATTGTTACTAACCTGATGGAATGATTTTATTAATGGGTCTGAGATTGTCATCATCTCAGGGGTCTCCTGTGAGACAGGAGTACTATCAGGTATGGTTCTACTGTTCCTTTCACATACAGAACCTTCTCCTTTTGACTCCCACACCTCCTTTCTACATTCAAACGTTGTCCCCCTTCTGCAGGATTCCTACATACTAGAAAGGCACTATCAGTCAGATGTAAGCACCTGCCAccattgatttttgttttgactttcaaagataaaataacCTCATCAAGGTCATATAGTTTCATCTGAAGTGACTGTAAAAACAGCACTCTCCACTGTTCTCAACAGATAATTATTCTATGAAGAAACAACAGTTAAACTTTTctagctgcttcttttttgaGCTTAACAACATGTATTTATGATAGAACAAACATGCCTAagtttttaacttcaaaattagtcaaaacattctgaaaatgaaacaagaaagtGAACCACAGTGAGGAACTGCATATGATGCAACACACAACTGCATACTTAATAAGCATGAAAAAATGCCTACTATTCTTATTTCCCAGTCTCCTTTAATCTCACAGGAAAGCCATCATAAGGCCTAGCTGCTTCATATGATCCACATAACATCATAGAAAGAGAACTCCCAAAAGAGAAGGCACCTTTAGATACAGTGCAATCGTCAATGCAGGCTGACAGGTCACGTAGTCAACTTTGTTGTCTTCAGTCAAGCAAAAAGTCctcttttcaaagcactttaaatacagcagaaaaaaaccagaaatcttccctctccccaaaacCTTCTACTTAGTATCATTAAAACAGTACAATCTTGTATTACTAATAACCTTGCTGAAGAATGTTGACACTagtaaaacttattttctatCATGAATACAGTTTATTACTGAAGTTGTGTCAACATGAAAGATTGCTCTCCTCTAAGAAACtattttacaatataaaaaCTGCTCAGATCAAGCCTAAAAACCCCCCAGCTGTTTCAACCAtccctctttctgtttatttcactgTGGGAAGGCTGGTACGTAAACAGCAAGTACCACAGACCTTACCTGGCAAATGATGTCTCTGTTGGTAACACGCACAATCATCCTATATTTAGGGGTGTTGTACTTGTTTTTATCTTGAATTACCAAACGTTTGCGGGCATAGTAATCagtttttccctctgaaaaacAACAGTTATAGTGTGgaaaatgtgtgaaaaaaataggaatattCACCATGACATTTAATTATATGTTACAGGGAATTTATCAGTACCTCTCCTTCTCCTGAATTTCACTTGGTATCTCTTGAAGTACGCCTTATTCTTGACAACTTTCACAAACCCCTTGAATAAGAAATATAACTAGACGTTATTAACATATAACCATGTAAGCCAAGACCATTCTAACTAAATGTGCTATGAATAAAACCGTGGTGAAATCAGGAATAAAGTAACAGGTTTACTCATACATTCAGATAAAAAAGcatcataaaaacaaaatgggaaaaaaccccaacacatcAAACCCCAGAATTTCTATCCTTCCCACAGGAACTAATGCACTCTTCTCCCCATAACTTCATAGTTTcaggagaaaaccaaaaattataTTCGTTAACCGAACGTCTCTCCGCACGGACTGAAGCAGTAACCGTGGTCCTTTCCAGTCACTCTGCCCCAGCCAGTTATTTCTCCGGCGAGTTCTGCCACGGAGCCGgcttctgctgcagccccccgccACTGGGCGAAGACAACGAGCTCTGCTGACATCGCGGCGGGACAGGCGCTCCCCAACACCTGCCAACGTCTCAGACAGGCAGCCCCGCGGCAGGAAGGCGAGCGGTCTGTCAGACACCCGCACTCCGCGACCCTCAGGCCGGGCGCCAGCTGCCGCAGGGCACGGGGGGGGGCTATGTCAAacccggccccgccgcccctcacACGCCGGTCCGGCCGCCCACCTCCCGCTCCCTCC is a window of Gymnogyps californianus isolate 813 chromosome 8, ASM1813914v2, whole genome shotgun sequence DNA encoding:
- the RPL5 gene encoding LOW QUALITY PROTEIN: 60S ribosomal protein L5 (The sequence of the model RefSeq protein was modified relative to this genomic sequence to represent the inferred CDS: inserted 1 base in 1 codon), producing MGFVKVVKNKAYFKRYQVKFRRRREGKTDYYARKRLVIQDKNKYNTPKYRMIVRVTNRDIICQIAYARIEGDMIVCAAYAHELPKYGVKVGLTNYAAAYCTGLLLARRLLNKFGLDKIYEGQVEVTGDEYNVESVDGKPGAFTCYLDAGLARTTTGNKVFGALKGAVDGGLSIPHSTKRFPGYDSESKEFNAEXHRKHIMGQNVADYMRYLMEEDEDAYKKQFSQYIKNNVTPDGMEEMYKKAHAAIRDNPVHEKKPKREVKKKRWNCPKMSLAQKKDRVAQKKASFLRAQERAADS